A region of Polyodon spathula isolate WHYD16114869_AA chromosome 4, ASM1765450v1, whole genome shotgun sequence DNA encodes the following proteins:
- the LOC121313989 gene encoding uridine phosphorylase 1-like codes for MAPGLNNKVEKDGVSAKETSIHISNPHLNSMKEDILYHFDLGTGSHDLPAMFGDVRFVCVGGSPWRMKAFIQYIAGELGLGDPNADYPNICAGTDRYSMYKAGPVLSVSHGMGIPSIAIMLHELIKLLYHAKCTNVTFLRTGTSGGVG; via the exons ATGGCACCTGGCCTCAACAATAAAGTGGAAAAGGATGGGGTGAGCGCTAA GGAAACTTCCATCCACATTTCAAATCCCCACTTGAATTCAATGAAAGAAGATATATTGTACCATTTTGACCTTGGGACCGGCAGCCATGATTTACCAGCAATGTTTGGAGATGTCAGA tttgtgtgtgttggggggagCCCCTGGAGAATGAAAGCTTTTATCCAGTACATTGCTGGAGAGCTGGGACTGGGAGACCCCAATGCAGATTATCCTAACATCTGTGCAGGAACTGACCGCTACAGCATGTACAAAGCAGGGCCTGTGTTATCAGTCAGT catgGTATGGGCATTCCTTCGATTGCAATAATGTTACATGAGCTCATTAAGCTACTGTATCATGCTAAGTGTACCAACGTCACATTCTTACGCACTGGGACATCAGGTGGAGTAG GGTAA